From a single Brassica oleracea var. oleracea cultivar TO1000 chromosome C5, BOL, whole genome shotgun sequence genomic region:
- the LOC106296035 gene encoding 40S ribosomal protein S7-like — MFSAQNKIHKDKGVAPTDFEQEVAQAFFDLENTNQELKSDLKDLYINQAVQMDCSGNRKAIVIYVPFRLRKAFRKIHPRLVRELEKKFSGKDVVFVATRRIMRPPKKGSAVQRPRNRTLTSVHEAMLEDVAYPAEIVGKRTRYRVDGTKIMKVFLEPKERNNTEYKLETMVGVYRKLTGRDVVFEYPVAEA; from the exons ATGTTCTCTGCTCAGAACAAGATCCACAAGGACAAGGGTGTGGCACCAACAGACTTCGAACAGGAAGTTGCTCAG GCTTTCTTTGACTTAGAAAACACCAACCAGGAGTTGAAAAGCGACTTGAAAGATCTCTACATTAACCAAGCTGT TCAGATGGATTGTTCTGGCAACCGCAAGGCTATTGTGATCTACGTTCCCTTCAGATTAAGGAAAGCCTTCCGCAAGATCCATCCTCGTCTTGTCAGAGAGCTAGAGAAGAAGTTCAGTGGCAAAGATGTTGTCTTTGTTGCCACCAGGAGAATCATGCGTCCCCCTAAGAAGGGCTCAGCTGTTCAGAGACCACGCAACAGGACTCTCACCTCCGTCCATGAAGCCATGCTTGAGGATGTCGCTTACCCTGCTGAGATTGTTGGAAAGCGTACTAGATACCGTGTTGATGGCACCAAGATCATGAAG GTGTTTTTGGAGCCTAAGGAGAGGAACAACACTGAGTACAAGCTTGAGACAATGGTCGGTGTCTACAGGAAACTTACAGGGCGAGATGTAGTTTTCGAGTACCCAGTCGCAGAAGCTTGA
- the LOC106296034 gene encoding mannose-6-phosphate isomerase 1 — protein MEIATVVKANGGCEADRRRRLRRLRCSVKDYAWGKIGSDSLVYRVYAANSDQPIDSTRPYAELWMGTHQSGPSYLEDDADGGSDGVTLRSWIAENPEALGDRVLEKWGCDLPFLFKVLSVGRALSIQSHPDKVLAKKLHKAHPNLYKDDNHKPEMALAYTQFEALCGFIPLQELKSVIRAIPEIEELVGSEEANQVFCISEHDEEKVKSAVRTIFTLLMSAGPDTTKQIVSKLKHRLHMESQERHLTDKERLVLKLEKQYPDDIGVISAFFFNYVKLNPGEALYLGANEPHAYLFGECIEVMATSDNVVRAGLTSKPLDIQTLCSMLSYKLGFPEILKGSRIRPYITRYLPPFEEFEVDLCDLPCGASTVFPSVPGPSLLLVLQGEGRMSTDASADEISMGDVLFVPADTEIHLKSSSDLKLYRAGINSRFLDSP, from the exons ATGGAGATCGCTACTGTCGTCAAGGCAAATGGCGGTTGCGAAGCGGATCGACGACGACGGCTCCGCCGATTGAGATGCTCCGTGAAGGACTACGCTTGGGGTAAAATCGGGTCGGATTCACTCGTTTACAGAGTCTACGCAGCGAATTCGGATCAACCAATCGATTCGACGCGTCCCTACGCGGAGCTTTGGATGGGGACTCACCAGTCAGGTCCGAGTTACTTGGAGGATGACGCTGATGGTGGCTCCGATGGCGTGACGCTGAGATCGTGGATTGCTGAAAACCCTGAGGCTCTTGGAGATAGGGTTTTGGAGAAATGGGGTTGCGATCTTCCCTTTCTCTTCAAG GTGTTGTCGGTGGGAAGGGCCTTGTCGATTCAGTCACATCCGGATAAGGTTTTGGCGAAGAAATTGCATAAAGCTCATCCCAATCTTTATAAAGACGACAATCACAAACCAGAGATGGCGTTGGCTTATACTCAGTTCGAGGCTCTTTGTGGGTTTATACCTCTACAG GAGCTTAAGAGTGTGATTCGTGCTATTCCTGAGATAGAAGAGCTTGTTGGGAGTGAAGAGGCAAACCAAGTCTTCTGCATCAGTGAACATGATGAGGAGAAAGTCAAATCTGCTGTCCGAACTATCTTCACCTTGCTAATGTCTGCAGGTCCCGACACAACAAAGCAAATCGTATCCAAACTGAAACACCGTCTGCATATGGAGAGTCAG GAACGCCATCTGACAGACAAGGAACGGCTTGTTTTGAAGCTAGAGAAGCAGTATCCAGATGACATTGGGGTCATCTCGGCATTCTTCTTCAACTACGTGAAGCTCAATCCTGGTGAAGCTTTGTACCTTGGTGCAAACGAGCCACATGCGTACTTATTTGGTGAGTGCATTGAGGTCATGGCCACTTCAGACAACGTAGTACGAGCTGGCCTCACTTCCAAGCCTCTGGATATTCAAACACTTTGTTCCATGCTCTCATACAAACTG GGCTTTCCTGAGATCCTAAAGGGATCAAGGATTCGACCATACATCACAAGATACCTCCCACCTTTCGAGGAGTTTGAGGTTGATCTCTGTGATCTTCCCTGTGGAGCCTCGACGGTGTTTCCCTCTGTTCCAGGCCCTTCTCTTCTGCTTGTGCTCCAAGGCGAAGGAAGAATGTCTACAGACGCTTCAGCAGATGAGATTTCGATGGGAGATGTTCTGTTTGTGCCTGCAGATACTGAGATTCACTTGAAGTCTTCATCTGACTTGAAGCTGTACAGAGCAGGAATTAACAGTAGGTTTTTGGATTCTCCATAG
- the LOC106295553 gene encoding delta(7)-sterol-C5(6)-desaturase 1, translated as MAVDSEYLMQFVEETSFYNRIVLSHLLPSNLWDPLPHFLQTWLRNYLAGTLLYFISGFLWCFYIYYLKLNVYLPREAIPTRKAMLLQISVAMKSMPWYTLLPTVSEYMIESGWTKCYSRIGEVSWFLYFVSIAVYLVLVEFGIYWMHRELHDIKPLYKYLHATHHIYNKQNTLSPFAGLAFHPLDGILQAVPHVIALFIVPIHFTTHLGLLFMEAIWTANIHDCIHGNIWPVMGAGYHTIHHTTYKHNYGHYTIWMDWMFGSLRDPLLQEDDNKAE; from the exons ATGGCGGTGGACAGTGAGTATCTGATGCAGTTTGTGGAAGAAACCTCGTTTTACAATCGCATTGTTCTAAGTCACCTCTTGCCGTCGAATCTGTGGGATCCATTACCTCATTTTCTCCAGACATGGCTCCGGAACTACCTCGCTGGAACACTGCTCTACTTCATCTCAGGCTTTCTCTGGTGCTTCTACATCTATTACCTCAAACTTAACGTTTATCTCCCCAGAG AGGCCATTCCTACAAGAAAGGCTATGCTTTTACAAATATCTGTGGCAATGAAGTCGATGCCTTGGTACACTCTGCTTCCAACTGTATCCGAGTACATGATCGAAAGTGGTTGGACCAAATGTTACTCTAGAATAGGCGAAGTCAGCTGGTTCCTCTACTTTGTTTCCATAGCTGTCTACCTTGTTCTAGTCGAGTTTGGTATTTACTGGATGCACAGAGAGCTTCATGACATTAAGCCTCTTTACAAGTATCTCCATGCCACCCATCATATCTACAACAAACAGAACACACTCTCTCCCTTTGCCG GGCTTGCGTTTCATCCACTAGACGGGATACTTCAGGCAGTACCGCACGTGATAGCTCTGTTCATAGTGCCGATTCATTTCACAACTCATCTAGGTCTCTTGTTCATGGAAGCGATATGGACAGCGAACATACATGACTGCATCCACGGTAACATCTGGCCTGTGATGGGTGCAGGGTACCATACGATACACCACACCACTTACAAGCATAACTATGGTCATTATACTATATGGATGGATTGGATGTTTGGCTCTCTTAGAGACCCTCTCTTACAAGAAGATGACAACAAAGCAGAGTGA